A region from the Brachyspira pilosicoli genome encodes:
- a CDS encoding sulfite exporter TauE/SafE family protein has translation MLSIENLIIVIIGCSIAGFVDAAAGGGGLISLPAYLIAGIPPHTALATNKLTSTSGAVVSAFTFFKNGKLTTKLIKFLIPMTILGSIAGVQIIVLIDAKVLQPLIMILILLVGLYTLFSKTFGSENLFDENKLKTKNYIIGMFFAFLLGFYDAVFGPGTGSFLIMFFVLYYKMDFLLASGNAKALNLTSNLCSLIIFAIEGKVNYMAGIFVIPFIMTSTYFGAKFAIKKGIKVIKPIFVTISLLTTLKILIEIIK, from the coding sequence ATGCTTAGTATAGAAAATTTAATTATAGTGATTATAGGCTGTTCTATAGCAGGTTTCGTTGATGCGGCTGCAGGAGGCGGAGGACTTATAAGTTTGCCTGCATATTTAATAGCCGGCATTCCTCCACACACTGCCTTAGCCACAAACAAACTCACTTCTACATCAGGAGCTGTAGTTTCTGCTTTTACATTCTTCAAAAACGGAAAACTAACAACCAAACTAATAAAATTTTTGATACCAATGACAATATTAGGCTCTATTGCAGGTGTTCAGATTATTGTACTTATAGATGCTAAAGTATTACAGCCTTTAATAATGATACTTATTTTATTAGTAGGGCTTTATACATTATTCTCAAAAACTTTCGGCTCTGAAAACTTATTTGACGAAAATAAGCTCAAAACAAAAAATTATATAATAGGAATGTTTTTTGCTTTTCTTTTGGGTTTTTATGATGCAGTATTTGGACCAGGTACAGGAAGCTTTTTAATAATGTTTTTTGTACTTTATTATAAAATGGATTTTCTCCTTGCCTCTGGTAATGCTAAGGCTTTAAACCTTACAAGCAATTTATGTTCATTAATAATATTCGCAATAGAAGGAAAAGTTAACTATATGGCTGGGATATTTGTAATACCGTTTATAATGACATCAACATATTTCGGTGCTAAATTTGCAATCAAAAAAGGAATAAAAGTTATAAAACCAATATTTGTAACTATATCTTTATTAACTACATTAAAAATCTTAATTGAGATAATAAAATAA
- a CDS encoding GNAT family N-acetyltransferase: MIIKEVHITDAKNVVDFIKKVSDESDFLICASDEREMSVEKESEFIQAIEKSVLEKMFLCEIDEKIVGICSIRGVNKKRVKHRVSLGISVLKEYWGLGIASKLLEYTINYCKANDLKKIELNVRVDNNRAISLYKKFGFEIEGEIRNFFYLNGIYYNCYLFGLLL; the protein is encoded by the coding sequence ATGATTATAAAAGAAGTGCATATAACAGATGCTAAAAATGTTGTTGATTTTATAAAAAAAGTATCAGATGAGAGTGATTTTTTAATATGTGCATCTGATGAGAGAGAGATGAGTGTAGAGAAAGAAAGTGAGTTTATACAGGCGATAGAAAAATCTGTATTAGAGAAAATGTTTTTGTGTGAGATTGATGAAAAGATAGTTGGAATATGCAGTATTAGAGGTGTTAATAAAAAAAGGGTAAAGCATAGGGTAAGTTTAGGTATAAGTGTTTTAAAAGAATATTGGGGACTTGGAATAGCTTCAAAGCTGCTTGAGTATACAATAAATTATTGCAAGGCTAATGATTTAAAAAAGATAGAGTTGAATGTAAGAGTTGATAATAATAGAGCAATAAGTTTATATAAGAAATTTGGCTTTGAAATAGAGGGAGAGATAAGAAATTTTTTTTATTTGAATGGAATTTACTACAACTGCTATTTGTTTGGGCTTTTACTATGA
- a CDS encoding DUF1232 domain-containing protein produces MTEYTNKPAKSGIKPWIPLILAVIYTVSPVDLVPDTLPIAGWLEDILFLIVGGLNGIENGVLDDSSSVKKIIKFLKWGLLIIGIIGILIIILLVVLVFKVATN; encoded by the coding sequence ATGACTGAATATACAAATAAACCTGCCAAATCTGGTATAAAACCTTGGATACCTTTAATATTAGCCGTTATATATACAGTTTCACCTGTAGATTTAGTTCCTGATACTTTGCCTATTGCAGGTTGGTTAGAAGATATATTGTTTTTGATAGTAGGCGGACTTAATGGAATAGAAAATGGTGTCTTAGATGATAGTAGTTCAGTTAAAAAAATAATTAAATTCTTAAAATGGGGACTTTTAATTATTGGAATAATAGGTATATTGATAATTATTCTTTTGGTTGTTTTAGTTTTTAAAGTAGCAACAAACTAA
- a CDS encoding sulfurtransferase TusA family protein — translation MQEIIKIDTRGMSCSQASFQAKCAAINNTELNTVIEVLVSGHSSCESVIRGCIKYGYEGSFEHIENEDILVTLIKKK, via the coding sequence ATGCAAGAGATTATAAAAATAGATACAAGAGGAATGTCATGTTCTCAGGCATCTTTTCAGGCTAAATGTGCTGCTATAAACAATACAGAATTAAATACAGTTATAGAAGTTTTAGTGAGCGGACATTCAAGCTGTGAAAGTGTGATTCGAGGATGCATCAAATACGGATATGAAGGAAGTTTTGAGCATATAGAAAATGAAGATATATTAGTTACTTTAATAAAAAAGAAATAA
- a CDS encoding BadF/BadG/BcrA/BcrD ATPase family protein: protein MKIIYKAGIDIGSTTAKMVVYDNKNNMIFKTYTRHNADVKETLLSILRDLKTNHGDLELLVSMTGTAGMGISEKTGISFVQEVIASSTAIRKIYPYGRTLIDIGGEDAKIIVFDDNFKADIRMNGNCAGGTGAFIDQMATLLNVHPSELSTLAEESTSIYPMASRCGVFAKTDVQTLISRDIPKTDIAKSIFQAVAVQTINTLAKGFEIKPKILFTGGPLTFLPELRRTFLTLLNATEDDMYTVDHPELTAAIGAAFGEDEEQTEIKLSDFINLVENISSDVKITNSKHREALFSGQEEYEKWVDEHSKDKVKSADVETVNNKNTFLGIDSGSTTTKIVIIDDKGQVVLRHYRNNNGNPVGAVTEGLTEIKKELDEKNIKINIARTAVTGYGEDLIKAAFNMDEGIVETMAHYRGAKAFDKDVSFILDIGGQDMKAIFIKDGIIENIEINEACSSGCGSFIETFARGMGYKVADFANIACESQSPCDLGSRCTVFMNSKVKQSLREGSSVADISAGLAKSVTLNCFTKVLKITDTSILGEHIVVQGGTFKNAAVLRSVEKFLNKKVIRPDISELMGAYGCALLALDTYNKEKEDTTFIGLDNLQEANDYERKQLTCKGCENLCTVTRLKFKDGKSFYTGNKCERIFTNKGSKERNYGMDITQKKLSLLFDRPLAPVSDDIKGVIGIPRVLNMYQNFPFWATILVECGYRVQLSSPSSMAVAEKGSGTVMSDNICFPAKIANGHIYDLIESNVDRIFYPSVVLEKKENDNSDNSYNCPVVTGYPDVIDSSISPLTKYGIAFDAPTISFLNEDLLYKGCKAYFVKTLGIDKKDFDRAFKLALKEQERVKAELKEEGKKIIEHAKETQTPIILIVSRPYHIDPLINHKIPETIASFGINVLTEDGLDIDESLADVQVLTQWSYPNKMFKAVLWAAKQKDLKLEVVQINSFGCGPDATTSDEIKSILNAYGKSPTLVKVDEISSPGSIRLRIRSMIESMKMKGDFIPKEKAERTIIKRYEKNDKRAILVPKFGHFYDPMILTLLQRSGYDTIPLPEPDIDSVETGLRYANQDICYPATIIVGDIVKAVKSGKYDPDKIAAGITQTGGQCRASNYASLIKRGLINAGYPNVPVITVGLTVINDQPGFKLSKIDMMKEGIVAMPYADAISAMYYYTAVREVNRGESLALANKYIALHPKDFSLNDTDKLLKQAVKEFNAIETKDLLLPKAGLVGEIYVKYNNFANGDVCDWLMAKGIEVIVPPVFDFFVQKIISAQVNKETNAREVSSLKYYGSKLSEKVIDMRIDSINQIMSKFKGFRPVHHIRQIAENAAKVTAMTNQFGEAWLLPGEIATFAEENINNVLCLQPFGCIANHIIARGIETRLKTIYPNLNLLYLDMDAGASEVNTVNRLEFFARSAKDSMNSIMVDDDIKEAVGAYHK from the coding sequence ATGAAAATTATTTATAAAGCTGGTATTGATATTGGTTCAACTACCGCAAAAATGGTTGTATATGATAATAAAAACAATATGATATTTAAAACTTATACTAGACACAATGCTGATGTCAAAGAAACATTACTTTCTATATTAAGAGATTTAAAAACTAATCATGGAGATTTAGAGTTATTAGTATCTATGACAGGTACTGCTGGTATGGGTATTAGTGAAAAGACAGGCATTAGCTTTGTACAAGAGGTAATTGCTTCTTCAACAGCTATTAGAAAGATTTATCCTTATGGAAGGACATTGATTGACATAGGCGGAGAGGATGCAAAAATCATAGTATTTGATGACAACTTCAAAGCTGATATAAGAATGAATGGTAACTGTGCGGGTGGAACCGGTGCTTTTATAGACCAAATGGCTACACTTTTAAATGTTCATCCATCAGAGCTTTCAACACTTGCAGAAGAATCTACTTCTATTTACCCAATGGCAAGCAGATGCGGTGTATTTGCCAAAACAGATGTACAAACTCTTATTAGCCGTGATATACCAAAAACTGATATTGCTAAAAGTATATTCCAAGCAGTAGCTGTTCAAACAATTAATACGCTTGCTAAAGGTTTTGAAATCAAGCCTAAAATATTATTTACAGGCGGACCTTTAACATTCCTTCCAGAATTAAGAAGAACATTTTTAACACTCTTAAATGCTACAGAAGATGATATGTATACAGTTGATCACCCTGAATTAACTGCTGCAATAGGAGCTGCTTTTGGTGAAGATGAAGAGCAAACAGAAATAAAACTTTCTGATTTTATAAACTTGGTAGAAAATATTTCTTCTGATGTAAAAATAACTAATTCTAAGCATAGAGAAGCATTATTCAGCGGTCAGGAAGAATATGAAAAGTGGGTAGATGAACATAGCAAAGACAAAGTAAAATCTGCTGATGTAGAAACTGTTAATAATAAAAATACATTCCTTGGTATAGACTCTGGCTCTACTACTACAAAAATAGTTATTATTGATGATAAAGGACAAGTGGTATTAAGACATTATAGAAACAATAATGGAAACCCAGTAGGTGCTGTTACAGAAGGACTTACAGAGATTAAAAAAGAATTAGATGAAAAAAATATTAAAATAAATATAGCAAGAACTGCCGTTACAGGTTATGGAGAAGATTTAATAAAAGCAGCTTTCAATATGGACGAAGGCATTGTTGAAACTATGGCTCATTATAGAGGTGCTAAGGCTTTTGATAAAGATGTAAGCTTCATTCTTGATATAGGCGGTCAGGATATGAAGGCTATATTTATTAAAGACGGAATTATAGAAAACATTGAAATTAACGAGGCTTGTTCATCAGGCTGCGGTTCATTTATAGAAACATTTGCACGAGGTATGGGCTATAAAGTAGCTGACTTTGCTAATATTGCATGCGAATCTCAAAGTCCTTGTGATTTAGGAAGCCGCTGTACAGTGTTTATGAATAGTAAAGTAAAACAGTCTTTAAGAGAAGGCTCTTCTGTTGCTGATATTTCTGCTGGTCTTGCTAAGAGTGTTACTTTAAACTGTTTCACTAAAGTATTAAAAATTACAGACACTTCTATTTTAGGCGAACATATAGTTGTTCAAGGTGGTACTTTTAAGAATGCTGCAGTGCTTCGTTCTGTAGAAAAATTCTTAAACAAAAAAGTTATTCGCCCTGATATATCAGAGCTTATGGGAGCTTATGGATGTGCATTGCTTGCTTTGGATACCTACAATAAAGAAAAAGAAGATACAACATTTATTGGTTTAGATAATTTACAAGAAGCTAATGATTATGAAAGAAAACAGCTTACTTGTAAAGGCTGTGAAAACCTTTGTACTGTTACAAGATTAAAATTCAAAGACGGTAAATCATTCTATACAGGCAATAAATGTGAAAGAATATTCACTAATAAAGGCTCTAAAGAAAGAAATTATGGAATGGATATCACTCAGAAAAAACTTTCTTTACTATTTGACAGACCTTTAGCACCTGTTTCAGATGATATAAAAGGTGTGATAGGAATACCTCGTGTACTTAATATGTATCAAAACTTCCCATTCTGGGCTACTATACTTGTAGAATGCGGATATAGAGTACAATTATCATCTCCATCAAGCATGGCTGTTGCTGAGAAAGGCTCTGGTACTGTTATGAGCGATAATATATGTTTCCCTGCTAAAATAGCTAATGGACATATATATGATTTAATAGAATCTAATGTAGACAGAATATTCTATCCTTCTGTTGTTTTAGAGAAAAAAGAAAATGATAATAGCGACAATAGCTATAACTGCCCTGTTGTAACTGGTTATCCTGATGTAATTGACAGTTCTATAAGTCCATTAACTAAATACGGCATAGCTTTTGATGCTCCAACAATCTCTTTCTTAAACGAAGATTTACTTTATAAAGGCTGTAAAGCTTATTTTGTAAAAACACTCGGCATAGATAAAAAAGATTTTGACAGAGCATTCAAATTAGCTTTAAAAGAACAAGAGAGAGTAAAAGCAGAATTAAAAGAAGAAGGCAAAAAAATAATAGAACATGCTAAAGAAACGCAAACACCTATTATACTTATAGTAAGCAGACCTTATCATATAGACCCACTAATTAACCATAAAATACCAGAAACTATTGCTTCATTTGGTATTAATGTGCTTACAGAAGATGGTCTTGATATTGATGAGTCTCTCGCTGATGTTCAAGTATTAACTCAATGGTCTTATCCTAACAAAATGTTTAAAGCTGTTTTATGGGCAGCTAAGCAAAAAGACTTAAAACTTGAAGTTGTTCAAATTAATAGTTTCGGCTGCGGTCCTGATGCTACTACTTCTGATGAAATAAAATCAATACTTAATGCTTATGGAAAGAGTCCTACTTTGGTAAAAGTTGATGAGATTTCGAGTCCTGGAAGCATAAGACTTAGAATACGTTCTATGATAGAAAGTATGAAGATGAAAGGCGATTTTATTCCAAAAGAAAAAGCAGAAAGAACTATTATTAAAAGATATGAGAAAAATGATAAGCGTGCAATACTTGTACCAAAATTCGGACATTTCTATGACCCTATGATTTTAACTTTACTTCAAAGAAGCGGATATGATACAATACCTCTACCAGAGCCAGATATTGACTCTGTAGAAACAGGTTTAAGATATGCTAACCAAGATATATGTTATCCAGCTACAATAATAGTAGGAGATATTGTAAAAGCTGTAAAAAGCGGTAAATATGACCCTGACAAAATAGCTGCTGGTATCACTCAAACAGGTGGACAATGCCGTGCTAGTAATTATGCTTCACTTATTAAAAGAGGTTTGATTAATGCTGGTTATCCTAATGTACCTGTTATTACTGTGGGGTTAACTGTTATTAATGATCAGCCTGGATTTAAGCTTTCTAAGATTGATATGATGAAAGAAGGTATAGTTGCTATGCCTTATGCTGACGCTATATCTGCAATGTATTATTATACTGCTGTGCGCGAGGTTAATAGAGGCGAATCTTTAGCTCTTGCTAATAAATATATAGCTTTACATCCGAAAGATTTTAGCCTCAATGATACTGATAAATTATTAAAGCAGGCAGTTAAAGAGTTTAACGCTATTGAAACTAAAGACTTATTATTACCTAAAGCAGGACTTGTTGGTGAGATATATGTAAAATATAATAACTTTGCTAATGGTGATGTTTGTGATTGGCTTATGGCTAAGGGAATAGAAGTTATAGTTCCTCCTGTGTTTGACTTCTTTGTACAGAAAATTATAAGTGCTCAGGTTAATAAAGAAACTAATGCGAGAGAGGTTTCATCTCTCAAATATTATGGTTCTAAATTATCTGAGAAAGTTATAGATATGAGAATAGATTCTATAAACCAAATAATGTCTAAGTTCAAAGGATTTAGACCTGTACACCATATAAGACAGATTGCTGAAAATGCTGCTAAGGTTACTGCTATGACAAATCAATTCGGTGAAGCTTGGCTGCTTCCTGGAGAGATAGCTACTTTTGCTGAAGAGAATATTAATAACGTGCTTTGTTTACAGCCTTTTGGTTGTATTGCTAACCATATTATAGCCCGCGGTATTGAAACTAGACTTAAAACTATATATCCTAATCTCAATCTTCTTTATTTGGATATGGATGCTGGTGCTAGTGAAGTTAATACTGTAAATAGATTAGAATTCTTTGCTCGTTCTGCTAAAGATAGTATGAACTCTATTATGGTTGATGACGATATAAAAGAAGCTGTTGGAGCATATCATAAATAA
- a CDS encoding ankyrin repeat domain-containing protein: MRNTLLLLIFFTLIQSNLYNITADEQGFLFWGSYGHIGKVEDYVYNKKVHINVQDNEGNTVLMRIASLKAITKENMQVAEFLIERKADLNVVNNDRHTALVLAINNNNTEIAKLFVEKGAKLDIADRNGYTALMWAIEKENAEMVKLLINKRANIYLKTKDGETAYSIAKKTGNNLIIRMLEIAEAY, encoded by the coding sequence ATGAGAAATACTTTATTACTATTAATATTTTTTACATTAATTCAATCGAATTTATATAATATAACTGCCGATGAACAAGGTTTTTTATTTTGGGGCAGTTATGGTCATATAGGTAAAGTAGAAGACTATGTATATAATAAAAAAGTTCATATAAATGTACAAGATAATGAAGGCAATACTGTTCTTATGAGAATAGCGTCTCTAAAAGCAATCACTAAAGAAAATATGCAAGTAGCAGAGTTTCTTATAGAGAGAAAAGCAGACCTTAATGTGGTAAATAATGATAGACATACTGCTTTAGTTTTAGCAATTAATAACAATAATACAGAAATAGCTAAACTTTTTGTAGAGAAAGGTGCTAAACTTGATATAGCTGACAGAAATGGATATACTGCTTTGATGTGGGCGATAGAAAAAGAAAATGCTGAAATGGTAAAACTTCTTATAAACAAGAGAGCAAATATTTATCTTAAAACCAAAGACGGAGAGACAGCTTACAGTATAGCAAAAAAGACAGGAAATAATCTTATAATAAGAATGCTTGAGATTGCTGAAGCTTATTAA
- a CDS encoding PepSY-like domain-containing protein, translating to MKKLFCLLFAFSIIGSSSLFADWIIPISQVPAAVKNAVKRRFPRARIWKVEMDDGLYHVELNNGVELEVTRRGRIVDIDY from the coding sequence ATGAAGAAATTATTTTGTTTATTATTTGCTTTTTCTATAATTGGAAGTTCTTCTCTTTTTGCTGATTGGATTATACCTATAAGTCAAGTTCCTGCGGCAGTTAAAAATGCCGTGAAAAGACGTTTTCCAAGAGCAAGAATTTGGAAAGTAGAGATGGACGATGGTTTGTATCATGTAGAACTTAACAATGGTGTAGAACTTGAAGTAACTAGAAGAGGAAGAATAGTTGATATAGATTATTAA
- a CDS encoding glutamate-5-semialdehyde dehydrogenase: MQLIDLVKNAKDSTYKLQSLSTDIKNKALLEIADKLEQNKNIIFEANKKDLEYAKKLLDENKISLSMFNRLKLDENKMIDIISGIKDVVKLEDPINKVLLETELDDNLLLKKISCPIGLIAVIFEARPDVISQISSLCIKSSNAVILKGGAEGENTNKAIFNIINETLENIEEFPKNSVNLVFTREDIKELLSMDKYVDLIIPRGGNSLVQYIKSNTNIPVLGHADGICHLYIDESANQEKALKICLDSKAQYPSACNAVETILINKNIANEYLPKLYNLFKENNINMNGCEEVIKILNQSDIGEVKEWHFEYGDKEVSLKIVENTEEAYNHINKYGSHHTDSIISSNKDNIEKFMTYVDSANVYCNTSTRFSDGFRYGFGAEVGISTNKTHARGPVGLEGLTIYKYKLFGNYQIVDDYVSHRASFKHKRIK; this comes from the coding sequence ATGCAATTAATAGACTTGGTAAAAAATGCAAAAGACTCTACATATAAATTACAATCATTGAGTACTGATATAAAAAACAAAGCATTATTAGAAATTGCTGATAAATTAGAACAAAATAAAAATATTATATTTGAAGCTAATAAAAAAGATTTGGAATATGCCAAAAAACTTCTTGATGAAAATAAAATATCTCTTTCAATGTTTAATCGTTTGAAATTGGACGAAAACAAAATGATAGATATTATTTCTGGTATAAAAGATGTTGTAAAATTGGAAGACCCTATTAATAAAGTATTATTAGAAACAGAGCTTGATGATAATTTGCTACTAAAAAAAATATCATGCCCTATTGGGTTAATTGCTGTAATATTTGAAGCTCGTCCTGATGTCATATCTCAAATATCTTCATTATGTATAAAATCTTCAAATGCCGTTATACTTAAAGGCGGTGCTGAAGGAGAGAACACAAACAAGGCAATATTTAATATCATTAACGAAACATTAGAAAATATTGAAGAGTTTCCAAAGAACTCTGTTAATTTGGTATTTACAAGAGAGGATATAAAAGAATTATTATCAATGGATAAATATGTTGATTTAATAATACCAAGAGGAGGCAACAGTTTAGTACAATATATAAAGTCAAACACTAATATACCTGTACTTGGACATGCTGACGGTATATGCCATTTATATATAGATGAATCAGCTAATCAAGAAAAAGCATTAAAAATATGTTTGGATTCAAAGGCTCAATATCCAAGTGCATGCAATGCTGTTGAAACTATACTAATAAACAAAAACATAGCTAATGAATATTTGCCAAAGCTTTATAATTTATTTAAAGAAAATAATATAAATATGAATGGCTGTGAAGAAGTAATAAAAATACTTAATCAATCAGATATAGGCGAAGTAAAAGAATGGCATTTTGAATATGGCGACAAAGAAGTATCATTAAAAATAGTAGAAAACACAGAAGAGGCATATAATCATATAAACAAATACGGCTCTCATCATACAGATTCTATAATATCATCAAATAAAGACAACATAGAAAAGTTTATGACTTATGTAGATTCTGCTAATGTATACTGCAATACTTCAACAAGATTTTCTGACGGGTTTAGATATGGTTTTGGTGCAGAAGTTGGCATTTCTACAAACAAAACTCATGCAAGAGGTCCTGTTGGTTTGGAAGGTTTAACTATATACAAATATAAGCTTTTTGGTAATTACCAGATAGTGGACGATTATGTTAGCCATAGAGCAAGTTTTAAACATAAAAGAATAAAATAA
- a CDS encoding aspartate 1-decarboxylase, producing the protein MMHEVIKSKINRLTVTRTDLNFKDSITIDETLMDKSDILEGDIVSVINLSNNNRFEAEVIKGIANTGIISINGKHVHLAKKDDVIVVLSYSNIPEEHIKKHITNIIQVNMHNMVID; encoded by the coding sequence ATGATGCATGAAGTAATAAAATCTAAAATAAATAGATTAACTGTAACTAGAACTGATCTTAATTTCAAAGATTCAATTACCATAGATGAAACATTAATGGATAAATCTGATATACTTGAGGGGGATATAGTATCTGTAATAAACCTTAGTAATAATAATAGATTTGAAGCTGAGGTTATAAAGGGAATAGCAAATACTGGTATAATAAGCATAAATGGTAAGCATGTTCATTTAGCTAAAAAAGATGACGTAATAGTTGTGTTATCTTACAGCAATATACCAGAAGAACATATAAAAAAACATATTACAAATATTATTCAGGTAAATATGCATAATATGGTTATAGACTAA
- the yedE gene encoding YedE family putative selenium transporter, whose translation MKKNIFTSSIGIIVSGAIIGALAAWLSVMGNPANMGICVACFTRDLAGALGLHRAAAVQYIRPELIGLIIGATVSALISKEYSPKGGSSPIIRFILGFFAMIGALVFLGCPWRTLLRIAGGDINAIFGLIGIIIGGGIGVFFWKQNFSLGQPKAYNNKLVGFIPLVISIILLILLLKQTKFSEGGAIFFSESGPGSMKAPLIVALIVSIIIGFIAQKSRFCTVGGVRDGIFMKDFHMTKGVIAFIVAALVVNIITNRFNISMENQPIAHTNILWNTVSMILTGLAFTLGAGCPGRQFIQSAEGNMDSFIFVIGMLVGAGFAHNFNLASSTAGPTVYGMFAVILGLVFCVIIGFTMKENQ comes from the coding sequence ATGAAAAAAAACATTTTCACAAGCTCCATTGGCATTATAGTATCTGGTGCCATTATCGGAGCTTTAGCGGCTTGGCTTTCTGTGATGGGAAACCCTGCCAACATGGGAATATGCGTTGCATGTTTCACGAGGGATTTAGCTGGGGCTTTGGGATTACATAGGGCTGCTGCTGTGCAGTATATAAGACCTGAACTTATAGGGCTTATTATTGGTGCTACAGTATCTGCTTTAATCTCTAAAGAATATTCTCCTAAAGGCGGAAGTTCTCCTATTATAAGATTTATTTTAGGGTTCTTTGCTATGATTGGTGCTTTAGTTTTCTTGGGCTGTCCTTGGAGAACATTATTAAGAATAGCTGGAGGAGATATTAATGCTATATTTGGCTTAATAGGTATTATTATAGGCGGAGGAATTGGTGTTTTCTTCTGGAAACAAAATTTTTCTTTGGGTCAGCCAAAAGCATATAATAATAAATTAGTAGGTTTTATACCTTTAGTAATATCAATAATACTATTAATACTATTATTAAAACAAACAAAATTCTCTGAAGGCGGAGCGATATTTTTCTCTGAATCAGGACCAGGAAGCATGAAAGCTCCTTTAATTGTAGCTTTAATAGTTTCTATTATAATAGGTTTCATAGCTCAAAAATCTAGATTTTGTACTGTTGGCGGTGTGAGAGATGGAATATTTATGAAAGATTTCCACATGACTAAAGGTGTTATAGCTTTTATTGTTGCTGCTTTAGTAGTTAACATAATAACAAACAGATTTAATATTTCTATGGAAAATCAGCCTATAGCTCATACTAACATATTATGGAACACTGTATCAATGATTCTTACAGGTTTAGCATTTACTTTGGGTGCTGGTTGTCCTGGAAGACAGTTTATACAATCTGCTGAAGGAAATATGGATAGTTTTATATTTGTTATAGGGATGCTTGTTGGTGCTGGATTTGCTCATAATTTTAATTTGGCAAGTTCTACTGCTGGTCCTACAGTATATGGTATGTTTGCTGTTATTTTAGGTTTAGTATTCTGTGTTATTATAGGATTTACTATGAAAGAAAATCAATGA